TGAGTTTGGATCATTTTTTTGTCCCAATACAGTATCACTAACTTGAACGGTTTCGATAGGCAACCATGGTTTAGCATTTGTGAACCCAGCATTTTGAGAATCATCCCATAACATTGGTAGTCGGCAATTATCTCGATTGATGTAGATTCCCAAAAGTTTCGTTAAAAACAAGGGAACAAATCGATTCAATTTGGCAATTGGATCTTTCCCAAAAAAGTTGGAGAGTTTTCCTTCTTTTCTACCAATTTCTTCTCCATAATAAACAATAGGAACTCCTCTTGCCATAAATTGAAAACAAACAAGTAGTTTTGCTTTTCGAATGTCACCACCTAACCGATCAATGTATCTCCTTTGGTCATGGTTACCTAATACATAAGTTGGAGTATAAGGACTTGGGAAAAATTCTTCATTTTTTTGGAGTAGTTTACGAAAAAAATCTGCATTGTAAGAAAAGTGAATTAACTCAAACTGAAACACCAAATTGAGACCATCAGTTTTTTCACCTAAAAAGGATTTTAATACTTGGTCACTTCCACTCACTTCTCCGATGAGGAATGGTTTTTGTTTGTATTTGGAAATGTGTTTCCGAACTTCTTTTGCAAACGAAAATGATTCAGGTAGATTTAGGTTATACTGTTTTTTTTGGAAAAACGCCTCATCATGGTTATCTGGTGTGGGAAAAAATCTAAGACTAAAAGGATTATCTCGAAAACTTTCATCTTTATAAATGGAATTGAAGATATCCAGACGAAACCCATCGACACCTTTTTTTAACCAAAAATCCAGAACGCCAAACATGGTTTTTTTGACTTTTGGATTCCTGTAATTTAAGTCAGGTTGGAAAGATAAAAAATTACTGTAATAGTATTCATCTGTTCCTTTATCATAATTCCATCCCGATTTCCCAACCATTGAAATCCAGTTATTCGGTGGTTCTTTAGTCCCCTTTTTCCAAATGTAAAAATCTCGTTTGGGATTCGATATGGATGATTTTGATTCTAAAAACCATGGGTGTTTGTCAGAAGTATGGTTCATCACCATGTCCAAAACTACTCTCATCTTACGTTTATGGATTTCTCGAATCAATTGTTCACAATCGGTCATCGTCCCAAATCTGGGATCAATGTTTGTATAATCTGCTATATCATAACCAAAATCTTCGCCAGGACTGACATAAAACGGTGAAAACCAAATGGTTTCAACGCCCAAGGATTGGATCTCATCCAAACGTCTGAGGATTCCCTTTAAATCGCCAATTCCATCACCGTTAGAATCCTGGAAGGACCAAGGGTAAATTTGATAAATTGAAGTTTGTTTCCACCATTCCATTTTGTTTTCCATGACTTTTCTAAAACTGACTTGTTATTTCAGTTGCCTCTTACCTAAATACCAAATTTCTGTTCTTTATACAAGCAGGTAGCAATGGATAAAGAAAAAATCAAACTTTCCGGTTTTAACAATCTGACAAAAGTTTTGAGTTTTAACCTCTACGATTTTTGCATCACACTCGATGACGATCAAAAAGGTAGATATGTAACATATATCCACGACAAGTACAATGCGAGTAAAATTACAGAAATCTCCAAAGAGATTGTCAAACGCATTGATGCCAATATCCTCTCTGTATCCGCACAAGATTACGATCCTGTGGGTGCATCTGCTATGGTACTTATGAGTGATGTGAAGGGTGGAGGAAATCCAATCCCATCAACGCAGGTTAGTATGCATTTGGACAAATCGCACATCACTGTCCACACCTACCCTGATGCAGCTGATCCAGATGGGATCTGTTCTTTCCGAGTGGACATTGACATTTCGACTTGTGGAGAGATCATTCCACTTGACTCAATCAATTTCCTATTTGAAGCATTTGAATGTGATGTAGTTTATATAGACTATGTGGTGAGAGGGTATACCCGACTTGCAGATGGTAAAAAGATCTATAACGATCATCACTTCAATTCGATCTTAGATTTTATCAAACCAGAAATCAAAAGAAATTATACTTATCTTTCTGACATCAACATGCCTCAAGATAACACTTGGCAAACTAAATTGATGATCCGAGAACTTGGACCTGAAAATTATTTGTTAAACCCTGAGGACATTTCTCATCCCGATGTTTCGAACAAAATGAAACTTCTAAGAGAGGAAATGAAAGAAGTGTATCATATGATCCACTAATTAGATTTTTTTCACTCTTTACTCATTTCTTTTTGGATTTGGATCCAATCATTTCCACCGAGTTCGGGAAGTGCATAGACAACTTTCCGATTTGGTGGGATGAGAAAAAATTGAGTTCCATGTTCATCTTTTTGTTTGAGAACAGGATATTCCGGTAAATACGCACCGAGCCTTCTATAAAACTGAACTTCTTCTATTGATTTTGGTCGTAGGGCTTGGATTGCCAAAGAAGTTTGGTAATATGCTAAATAATTTTGAATGTCTTCTTCTGTTTCTTTAGGGTCAGTTACCAAAAAGTAATATGAAAATTTTGAATTCGGGAATCGTAACTGAAATTGCCTAAGATTTTCCAAGGCCATAGGACATTTTTTTCCACAACCAACTAACCCAGGATAAATGATGATCCAATTTGATTTTGGTACCGTATCAAATTGAATTTCACAGATCTCACAAGGGATCTTTCGGTATGTACTGGAAAAAAAATGAAGTAAGGAACTAAGTCCTAGTAAGAGTATAATAACAATGACCCAAAGTAGTCTTTGGATCCATTTTTTAAGTGCCATTTCCTGTTTCAATCATCGCAGAAAGTGTTTCGACTGAATCTTTTAAATTTTCAAAGATCACATTTCCTTTGTCGATAAACGAAATCATTTCCGAACTTGTATTCAAGTTGGTTTGTGTTTTCAAATTTAAATCCATAATCGAATCCGATATTTCAAGCATACTAGATGATTGTTCTTTGCTAGAAAGTTGCATTTCCTGTGCAATTTGATCCAGAGTGGTTAAAGCATTTTCTTGTTTCTCAAAAGCAGAGAGTGTTCCCGAAATTTTTTCTGTTAACTCACCCATACCCACTTCTGAAGCCAAAATGGATTTCACAAAACCTTGGACCGTTTGGTTGATTTGGTTTGATTGTTTAAAACTAACTTGGATTGCGGATTTAATTTTACCAGAGATAGTAGAGATATTTTTAGTTGCATCCGCAGTAGAATCGGCAAGTTTTGAAATCTCGGAAGCAACAACTGCAAATCCTCTTCCTGCATCACCTGCTCTTGCCGCCTCAATAGAAGCATTTAATGAAAGTAAGTTGACTTTCTCGGCAATATCCGAAATCAAATCCAAAATTTCTTCCATTTTTTCAGAATCATCTACTGCCACTTCCATAGATTGGTACAAAGTAGAAAATTCTGTTTCCGTTTTTTTGACACTCTCTGCAGACTCTTGGATTTTTGCTCTCATCACTTCCAATGATTTTACAAAACCCTCATTCAAATTGAATAAGTTTCGGTTGAGTTCTTCTACTGTTTTTACTTCGTTGATTTGGCGATTGGATCCTTCTAAAATCAATTGGCTTGATGCAGTGGTTTCTTCTGTTGCTGCTGAAATTGCTTCGATGGAGGAAGATTGGTCTTGGAAAGAAGATTCAAACTTTCTAACGGCGGTTGTGATCAAATTTGAATTTTCAATATAGGATTTTGTCCCTTGAGAAACTTCATCAATTGCGGCAGTGACACCCGCCATTACCGTTTCTAAATTGGTTTGGGTTTCAATTTGTATCCTCAAATCTAATACGGAAAGGTAGGAAAAATAAATGAGAATTCCGGTTTCCATCACAACAAATAGTGCATGAGTGATTACAATTTCCAAACCCGTACCGTAACTATAAACAATCACTTTGGTATTCAAAAATATAACACCAAACTCTTGTAGGTAATTTCCAACTAAGTGATGTATGGCGATTGTCAATGCGGCAACAAGTAATACACGCCAATCTTCATACACAAACAAAACAGCTAGGGCACTGAAAACATGAAAATGCATTTCAATACGACCAAATTGTGCTTGGATGAGAAGGGCACTAAACAACATAAGAGCTGCGCCATTCCAAGCTCTTAAGAAAAAACTTCCACGAAAAAATCGATAGAATAATAGAGAAAGAGTGGCAATGATGACGGCAGAAATTGTGACAACTAAGGTAGCACCATATCCAAGAGAGAGTAAAAGAACAAGGGGAATATGAGCAAAAATTGCCCAAATAAAAAACGTATCTACTTTTTTTTGGCGTTCCAAAAGAACTGCTGCCAATCTTAAATCCATATGCTATGGAACGAATGATTGAGAAAAAATACCAGTCAATAAAAGTATAGAGACTTCTCTTTTTACCTTTTGTTTAATTGATTATATTCTACATTCAGTGAATGTACCGATTGGATTAATGTTTGTTTTTGCTATAGATGGGACTTGTTATGGTCCACAAACTGAGTCGTAGAATCTTTCAAATTCTTTCATTTTCTATCCTTGGTTTTTACTTTCTCTCTTGCCGTTCGGAAAATCCCCTGTAAACTTGTGTCTTAGCAGGTACATTTTGGAACCAATCTCAGATTTCGGTGAAACAGAAAGTTCTCTTTCAAACAATGTTTCAGAACCTTCATACTTTATCTCATTACCAAAAAATATAGCGAGTTATTCCCTTACTTCGCAAGCGATTTTAGAAGAGTTACGTGTACGCCACAGACGATTGGAAATGCATGGAAGTGCAGAAATCACTCCTACCTTATTTCTCACTTTGGATTCCATTCCAGAACTTTTATCCAAACAAGTCCAATTAACCGAAACACACAAAACCAATGTGGCAATCAAAGAAGCACTAAAAGAATTAGCGGGACTCACTGAACACAATAAAGAACCAGTCGTATATTTTTATCCATTTATCTTACTTGTGGATCAAAAATTAGTGTTTCGATTGAGTATTATCTCTCCACAATCCAAGGAAAAAACAGATGTAGTTCCCTTTCGCAGGTCTTGTTTTAAATATAGCATTGATTTGGTGGATATCTTACTAAAGAATCGATCAAATCGTGATCTCATCCTAGAAGAAGAAAATCCAGGGAGTATATTACTAAGAACCGATCAAAAAGGGAATTTATACTTTTTCCCAACAAAACTAAGTTTTGAATCGGAGTTGGAAATGATCCTTCGTTCGAGTATGGAACCGTTTGGACCTTTACCAACAAAAGATTTTATTTTAGATGTTGTTACCAGAGGGAAAGAAACTGCCAAATTGGTTGAGATTGTACCGGGATACCATTTTGTATTACCAAATAGTTCGCATCACCCTGAATACGTAAAACATTTAGCAATACAATTGGATGGACTCAAACAATTCGCCTTTCCTTACCTAAAACGATTCGCAAAAGAAAACAAATATGAAGGTTACTTAGAAAAACTAATTGAACTCGAAACAAAACTTCCTAAAAAAACAGAAGAACTTTTGAATTCAGCACAAAACTACATCCAAGAATTAAGTTCCTTACTGGGAGATTTTCCATTTGATAAAATTACAAACGAAGAATCAATGCGTGTCAAAAATGGAATCCAAGATAGTATCATCATTTTAAACAAACTTTCTCGATTTTTTACCGAACAAAAAAAAGAAGATGCAGAAGACGAATTATTTTCTCTG
This genomic interval from Leptospira limi contains the following:
- a CDS encoding glycoside hydrolase family 13 protein — its product is MENKMEWWKQTSIYQIYPWSFQDSNGDGIGDLKGILRRLDEIQSLGVETIWFSPFYVSPGEDFGYDIADYTNIDPRFGTMTDCEQLIREIHKRKMRVVLDMVMNHTSDKHPWFLESKSSISNPKRDFYIWKKGTKEPPNNWISMVGKSGWNYDKGTDEYYYSNFLSFQPDLNYRNPKVKKTMFGVLDFWLKKGVDGFRLDIFNSIYKDESFRDNPFSLRFFPTPDNHDEAFFQKKQYNLNLPESFSFAKEVRKHISKYKQKPFLIGEVSGSDQVLKSFLGEKTDGLNLVFQFELIHFSYNADFFRKLLQKNEEFFPSPYTPTYVLGNHDQRRYIDRLGGDIRKAKLLVCFQFMARGVPIVYYGEEIGRKEGKLSNFFGKDPIAKLNRFVPLFLTKLLGIYINRDNCRLPMLWDDSQNAGFTNAKPWLPIETVQVSDTVLGQKNDPNSLWKHYQTMFHIRKDFDVVRIGSLEIIHTDEPTILSFERRFKKKRLRVFLNFGKSQKDLNVDMKGKKIYAFGGAEWDGKKMHLPEHSGIIIDL
- the speD gene encoding adenosylmethionine decarboxylase codes for the protein MDKEKIKLSGFNNLTKVLSFNLYDFCITLDDDQKGRYVTYIHDKYNASKITEISKEIVKRIDANILSVSAQDYDPVGASAMVLMSDVKGGGNPIPSTQVSMHLDKSHITVHTYPDAADPDGICSFRVDIDISTCGEIIPLDSINFLFEAFECDVVYIDYVVRGYTRLADGKKIYNDHHFNSILDFIKPEIKRNYTYLSDINMPQDNTWQTKLMIRELGPENYLLNPEDISHPDVSNKMKLLREEMKEVYHMIH
- a CDS encoding SCO family protein; translated protein: MALKKWIQRLLWVIVIILLLGLSSLLHFFSSTYRKIPCEICEIQFDTVPKSNWIIIYPGLVGCGKKCPMALENLRQFQLRFPNSKFSYYFLVTDPKETEEDIQNYLAYYQTSLAIQALRPKSIEEVQFYRRLGAYLPEYPVLKQKDEHGTQFFLIPPNRKVVYALPELGGNDWIQIQKEMSKE
- a CDS encoding methyl-accepting chemotaxis protein — its product is MAAVLLERQKKVDTFFIWAIFAHIPLVLLLSLGYGATLVVTISAVIIATLSLLFYRFFRGSFFLRAWNGAALMLFSALLIQAQFGRIEMHFHVFSALAVLFVYEDWRVLLVAALTIAIHHLVGNYLQEFGVIFLNTKVIVYSYGTGLEIVITHALFVVMETGILIYFSYLSVLDLRIQIETQTNLETVMAGVTAAIDEVSQGTKSYIENSNLITTAVRKFESSFQDQSSSIEAISAATEETTASSQLILEGSNRQINEVKTVEELNRNLFNLNEGFVKSLEVMRAKIQESAESVKKTETEFSTLYQSMEVAVDDSEKMEEILDLISDIAEKVNLLSLNASIEAARAGDAGRGFAVVASEISKLADSTADATKNISTISGKIKSAIQVSFKQSNQINQTVQGFVKSILASEVGMGELTEKISGTLSAFEKQENALTTLDQIAQEMQLSSKEQSSSMLEISDSIMDLNLKTQTNLNTSSEMISFIDKGNVIFENLKDSVETLSAMIETGNGT